The Mycolicibacterium flavescens genome has a segment encoding these proteins:
- the bpoC_2 gene encoding alpha/beta hydrolase gives MLDLAYEDRGDGDPVLFITGQGGLGRTWDIHQVPAFRAAGYRVITFDNRGVGATANAEGFTTATMVADTANLIEKLSIAPVRIVATSMGSYIAQELMLARPDLVTEAALMATRGRHDRAREFFRVAEREFVDAGIELPPRYAAKLRLLENFSPKTLNDDRIVGDWIDTFTMWPTKPTPGVRAQYGVAPETDRLRVYRVITTPVLVLGFADDLVMPPYLGAEVAAAFPNGRYLEIADAGHLGFLERPEVVNSAILDFFADAGR, from the coding sequence GTGCTCGATTTGGCCTACGAAGACCGCGGCGACGGAGATCCGGTCCTGTTCATCACGGGTCAAGGTGGCCTCGGACGCACATGGGATATCCATCAGGTGCCGGCGTTCCGTGCAGCGGGTTACCGCGTCATCACATTCGATAACAGGGGGGTCGGCGCAACCGCAAATGCCGAGGGATTCACGACGGCGACCATGGTTGCCGACACCGCGAATCTGATTGAGAAGCTGAGTATTGCCCCCGTTCGGATCGTGGCCACCTCGATGGGCTCGTATATCGCCCAAGAACTGATGCTTGCCCGGCCCGATCTGGTGACTGAGGCAGCATTGATGGCCACGCGCGGACGTCACGACCGGGCGCGCGAGTTTTTCCGCGTGGCCGAACGCGAATTCGTCGATGCCGGTATAGAGCTTCCGCCCCGTTACGCGGCGAAACTGCGCTTACTCGAGAACTTCTCGCCGAAGACCTTGAACGACGACAGAATCGTTGGCGACTGGATCGATACCTTCACGATGTGGCCGACGAAGCCGACTCCCGGGGTTCGCGCCCAGTATGGGGTGGCGCCAGAAACCGATCGATTGCGTGTCTACAGGGTGATCACGACGCCGGTGCTGGTACTGGGATTCGCCGACGACCTCGTGATGCCGCCGTATTTGGGCGCCGAGGTGGCCGCCGCTTTCCCGAACGGACGGTACCTCGAAATCGCGGACGCCGGCCACCTGGGCTTTCTCGAGCGCCCCGAGGTGGTGAAC
- the nreB_1 gene encoding signal transduction histidine kinase gives MNPEVKPVPADTTSPTARRRIGILPSASLIVGAVLAIVWLWLPSMLVLVGIATIPSVVGLLVAVVAFVYLMRGAQWLERLRSEAVFGMNIPAPPRKWSPYKGFERWAHQLWLDLSSAQFWKGCAHHLLRMVYDLLAGGLAFVLLAFGFLAPAAAIAVSHSDDDAGLYSLSPALAWPLAVVALAVAAAIVVFAPILDAQLDRWLLSSSPTTMLQDEVNALADARMGAVSSAHAERRRIERDLHDSVQPRLVSLAMTIGLAQTKFDNDPSAAKALIAEAQDDAKNAMLELRNVVRGIAPTILSDRGLDAALSAVVHRAAVPTTLDIDLPRRIPEETETVAYFVVAESLTNVARHAHASRAIVTVRLDEIEDKLHVSVFDDGRGGAQITDSATATGLRGLADRVRAVRGTFTVSSPVTGSTTVTAVLPCAS, from the coding sequence ATGAATCCAGAGGTCAAGCCGGTCCCGGCTGATACGACCTCGCCAACAGCGCGTCGGCGGATCGGTATCCTACCCAGCGCGTCGCTGATCGTAGGCGCGGTGCTCGCCATCGTTTGGCTGTGGTTACCGAGCATGCTCGTGCTGGTCGGTATCGCGACAATTCCATCGGTGGTCGGGCTTTTGGTCGCCGTGGTCGCATTCGTGTATCTGATGCGCGGCGCGCAGTGGCTGGAGCGTCTGCGAAGCGAAGCCGTATTCGGCATGAATATCCCCGCACCGCCGCGAAAATGGTCCCCTTACAAGGGCTTTGAGCGCTGGGCCCACCAATTGTGGCTCGATCTCAGCAGTGCTCAGTTCTGGAAGGGCTGCGCGCATCACCTTCTCCGGATGGTCTACGACTTACTCGCCGGTGGCCTGGCATTCGTACTGTTGGCGTTCGGATTTCTGGCACCGGCAGCGGCTATCGCCGTCAGTCACAGTGACGACGACGCCGGCCTGTACTCCCTGTCCCCGGCGCTGGCGTGGCCGCTGGCCGTGGTCGCGTTGGCGGTCGCCGCAGCGATTGTGGTCTTTGCGCCCATCCTCGACGCCCAACTCGACCGCTGGCTGCTCTCGTCGTCGCCAACCACGATGTTGCAAGACGAGGTCAACGCCCTCGCCGATGCCAGAATGGGAGCGGTCTCATCGGCGCACGCCGAGCGACGCCGAATCGAGCGCGACCTGCACGACAGTGTGCAGCCACGCCTCGTCTCGCTGGCGATGACGATCGGCCTCGCACAGACCAAGTTCGACAACGACCCGTCTGCTGCCAAGGCGTTGATCGCAGAGGCCCAGGATGACGCGAAAAACGCGATGCTGGAACTCCGCAACGTCGTGCGTGGTATCGCCCCGACGATCCTTTCCGACCGAGGGCTGGACGCCGCGCTCTCAGCGGTGGTACATCGAGCCGCCGTTCCGACAACGCTGGATATTGACCTACCGCGGCGTATTCCAGAGGAGACCGAAACTGTCGCGTACTTCGTTGTCGCCGAGTCCCTCACCAATGTCGCCAGGCACGCACATGCTTCGCGGGCCATCGTGACGGTGCGCCTCGACGAGATCGAAGACAAGCTCCACGTCTCGGTGTTCGACGACGGCCGCGGCGGCGCGCAAATCACGGACAGCGCAACCGCAACCGGTTTACGTGGTCTGGCCGATCGAGTGCGCGCGGTCCGTGGCACATTCACGGTTTCC